GGGAGAGATTTGGCAGCATTGACGTGGGGCAGACAGATGTGGGAGGGGACGGGACTCACAGTGTTTAACAGAAACTAAGGAAACGTGAGAAAGACCCAAACCCCACAACTTTGTAAGTATTCTtgcttcatttctgttgctgtggtaaagtATTTGGGCAAGTTAAACACATACAACTTAGTGGAAAATGGGTTTACTTTTAATGCACAAACCTAGATTGCACTCCATCATTATTGCGAAGTCAAAGTAGGAACTCGAAAGAGCCACTCTCAGCCACACAGAAGGAACTAATGCTTGCCTGCCTATACTGAGCTCACTGGGTTTCCAGCCCAACACTGCAAGACAAAGTAATCAGAAATATCAAAATTAAGTGATGTCTTTTATCAAACCAGAACAGGAGCCAACTCTGATATATCATGAAAGTCTGTGGTGAAAAGTCATACAAGAGCTGTAAGTTTGAATGCACAGGTTACTTTAAGACTGGCTGAGTAAGTGACAATGCCTGTAGGGGAACATGCCAGCAGCTCTCTGCTCCTCATTCCAGTGAAGCCAAGCATCCTGTATCCTGTATTGACTTTAAGCTGGACTCAGATCTGGATCGGGTCAAGAAGACTTCTTTGAGTATCAAAGTTAGTGGATTAGAGCAGCCACCTTTCATCCACTCCTCCACCTTCTTGGTCACTGGCACCCAGGTGCATCAACATTAATACTGTCATAACTGTTTGGTGTTTCCGATTTGTCCATTGTCCATTAAATCCTGAATTTTGGCATACTATTGTAATATACACCAAATTTCATTCTTTGTCTTGAAAccctgtgttttgcttttctgggtcCTGGTCAAGATTGAATTCTATTgatttgttgtctttgttttaacTTTTCCCAGGCTGCTAAATTGGCCATTGCAGTGCAAGCCTCGGGGTCCCAATGGGGGACTCAGGATCAAGACGATGCACTCTGGTCTCCCGGTTGCCAATATTCAGGAAAAGTATTAGCAGAAGACAtgattctctcccttcttcaccctcTTCCAGTAACACAGCTGGTGTCCACAGCTCCTCTCCTTCTAGCACTAACTCCAGCTCAGGGAGCACGGGGAAACGCAGGAGTATATTCCGTGCTCCCTCCATCAGCTTCCACCACAAGAAGGGGAGTGACCCCAAGCCAGAACCCACCGACCAGAACCTTAGTATTTCCAATGGTGCTCAACCCACTCACAGCAATATGCAGAAACTAAGTTTGGAGGAACAAGTCAAAACCAGGGGAAGACATTCTGTGGGTTTTAGTAGCTCACGAAATAAGAAGATAACACGATCTTTGACGGAAGATTTTGAAAGGGAAAAGGAGCCTTCAACTAATAAGAATGTCTTTATAAATTGTCTAAGTTCTGGCAGAAGTGAAGGGGACGATTCTGGATTCACAGAAGAGCAAACTCGCCGTTCTCTTAAACAGTCAACAAAGAAGCTACTCCCCAAATCATTTTCATCTCACTCTAAATTTTCTAAATCGGTTCCACAGAGCCAACCCACGTCATTGGTACAGCAGCCTGAATTCTCCCTGGCTATTGCACAGTGCCAAGAGCGGGAAACTGCCTTGGGACGGCCTTCCCTGTCTTGCTCTGTGGATGTAACAGAGCGCGCAGGAAGTTCCTTGCAGTCGCCTCTGCTTTCTGCTGACCTGACTACAGCTCAGACCCCTTCAGAATTTTTGGCCTTGACTGAAGATTCTTTGTCCGAGGCAGATGCCTTTCCTAACAGTGGAAGCACGGCATCACACCGCGACAACTTTGGCCACAATGACGCTACCTCTCAGCCCGCTCCCAGTCCCACTGCTGTCGCAAAGACTACGATGGACTCTGCGGGCACTGCGCTCTGTACTGTGATGTCTCCGGGGAGGTACAGGCTGGAAGGTCGGGGTAGCACTGAACTGCATTCTTCGCCGGAGACCTCTCGCGCTAACCAGAGGGAAGTGTTACTGCCAGGCACTGAGTCCCCTGTCAGGAATGGGAGTGACCCGGAGACACACTCAGCAGCTGTTCATCAAGGAGAAgagaactccttggcacagggtGGAGAACCAATGCTGAGGACCGGCTCGCCCAGGACACTGGGTTCCCACGACCAGCACAAGACGCTGGCTGAATGCATTAAAGGGGCCCACCCTGTTTCAGATTCAAGGGTAATTCCTTCTTCTGGGGAGCATCATGTTTTTAACAAATCGTCTTACGGATATGAACCAAATGCCGCCAAAGGTATGCAGATTTTCCTCTGGCAAAAACTGTGTAAATTATTTTACATTACTAGTTGATCAGTTATTTTTACTTTAGATTTTAAGCGGAAGCCGTGCTTTCCTTGTATTCAGAGTTTCTGTTAAGTGTTTGCTTTGATTGATTTTAAACTTACCCTAGCTATAATGAAAATGTAAGTCTGTGAGACTCGTTTTTATTAGCTGTCTTGTTTGTGTTATTTTGACCTCagaggaaggtggaaggaaagaaagccttCTTGGTTATATGACTGTGGAAGTATTGGTGCTTTCTAGTTAATGAAACGGAGGCATGCCAGTCAAACTCTTCATGAAGGAAATGTGTATAGTTTCAGTTCTGCTTCCTGTAGTAATAAGGCTCTATTAACTAAATCTATGTttcaatataaataaattctatctTTCAATACAAAAGGATTGCGGGCTATGAAAAGACCATTCTTGGAGTGAGAAAACCTGCCAAGTTCAAAACCTACCTGAACATTAACTAGTTATGTAGTTTTAAATGCCTTCACTTTGACTGTAATATGAGTGTGTAGgggtatgtttatgtgtgtgcatatgatttTGTGTGAGTCTCTgtgggtgtgcacacatgtgtacatggaaATTATTTCACTTTGTTTCCAGAAAGTATTCAAGGGAATAGTTGGATGTGCCTCCAATCGCTTGGCTGTTTTATGTgctatatttcattattttactgTTTGTCATTAACACTGCTGCTAGCAGTGACTGTCTCATTGCTGAAAGTGATGCTGTGTATCCAGAGATAATGTGCTGGATCTCAGGGAGCTCCTCGTGTTTCAGATTTTGCAGATCTGGAGACACACCGCTGGGGAGCACAGCCAGGTAGCGCTCATCTCGATGCCTAGTTCAGACTGTTAGCTCTGCTATAGTATATGAATGATCCAAATTAtcaaatacaattaaaattaaatcaaatgACATGTTAGCCTATCAAAAGCCATAAGATGATTGTTGAACTGGTCCCTTCAGAACACAACAGGTTTGTAGTCTAAATGGATGGATTTGTTTTAAACATACCAAGAGAGGACtacacattttttgtttgttaatttttgagacaaagtgtcACTCGGTGGCCCTAATTCTCCATGAGGACCatctggccttaaactaacagcaatcctcctgcctcagatgcCTGAGTGATGAAATGACAAATGTGATACACAGACAGATTTGCTATGTGACTACCCTGAGCCTTCAGAAAGCATAAAATAAATAGTTACTTCAAGCTCAGAAACTTTCATGAGGTAGAGAACTTTTGAATCATTTTACATTATCTTAAAATGGTACATTGACTAAAAATTCCACTTAAGTATTGATATTCATTTGTCTATTTGTCTTGGAAAAGTTCTTGCCAGTAGCCTCAGTCCATATCGAGAAGGAAGATACATAGAGAGGCGGCTGCGGTCCTCATCTGAAGGAACAGCAGGGAGTGGCCGAGTGGTCCTAAAGCCGAAGGACGGGCATGTGGAAGCCAGCAGCTTGAGAAAGCACAGAGCAGGGTCCTCGTCCTCCAAGATGAACAGTCTGGTGAGTCCGTCCGTCCATCTTGGCATACTCATGTCTCTTGCAGAAGGAGCACAGAGTGAATGGGAAATTGGCTTCCATATTTGCTGTTGCCAATCAGGAATGCTAAGTTTTCACTCGAGAGTCTCATGGGGCGGGACAGATAACAGCTTGATAGAGTGCAACCCTCCCTTGCTTTGGGGGAACTTGTCACATTTCTGTTTTAAAGCAAGATCCTAGGACAGAAATGGTGACCATGAGGACACATTAGAAGTCATGTCCACTCCATGACTACTCTTTTTGGCACACTTACATGCAAGTGCTGAGCATGTGTGTAAGGTGAaggttagtgtgtgtgtatatgtggtatttatttatttatttttttgcatgaGCTTGCACATGAGGGATGCATATCAGTTCCCTCACAATATAAAATGGAGCTACAAGTGGGGAGGCATGAAGAGTTGttgtagtaaatttaaaaaatggctgTTGGGCTATAATTGTTTATTATTAACCCTAAGAGTATTGCAATGGTATTACCTAGCACACTGtcacaaataatgagacacagGCACCAGTTAGATTTACAATTGCCCTATTTATCTTGGgctgggaagattttttttttcttgcaatgtTTCAaaatcctcaccatccatctcccagcccccatccaatggtATCCACCacaatcctcctcatctggtctccTCATCCATACATAATCTCATGGTACTTGCTTTTaatcttcatctgggcctttcaaTATCATTATTGGAGTTCTTTCTTTTGgtccacatggtttcttctccacactaacccatcctggtgtccttcttccttcttctacccatctgtctgtctccagtGATTCTCTCCAAAGCCAGGAACTTTAGCCACAAGGATGGCTATTTTTGTAAACCTTCctaacattatacctgattgatTCGTTAAACGGCCTATACCTGGTCAGGGCATAATGGGGTAGGAGTGGCTAAAGTTCTAATTCTGCAAcactttaatgcagttcctcatgttgtactgacctccaaccataaaattaactTTGCTGCTACTTTATAACTCTATGTTacctactgttatgaatcataatgtaaatatctgtgttttctcatGGTCTTAGGGGAGTCCTGTCAAAAGATCATTTGACTCTCTAGACCCCCCAGGAAttgagacccacaggttaagaaccccAGTTATAAGTAACTGTGGATTGAAGATAATtgttagaaaatattttccttcaaGAAAATTGTATTGTTTCTTTATGCAGCAGTAGTTATGTAAATAAGATTTCCAATCCAGCCTGCTTAAGAGTTGGCCTTTGAAACATTTTatatctcaattttttttcttcccataaCTACTTTAAATAATTTTCCCCATAATCAGTGACAGTGGTTTACTGTGATGTGACAGATATGgaactttatttgtttatttattatttttacttttattatttatttatttttatttagctaattatttttgagacagggtttctctgtgtagccttggatttccaggactcattctgtagagcatgctggccttgagcttacaaagatccgcttgcctctgcctctctgagtgctgggattataggtctaCTCTATCACGCCCTGCAGATCtagaacttaatttttaaaattaatttatttttaatttcaaattattcattttgaatcccagctgtagacccctcctacatcccctcccaaccccaccattcttcccttttctcctctcatacccctctccaaatccactgataggggatgtcctcctccccttccctctgaccctagcctattttGTCTAGTCAGGATTGGCTACAttatcttccactgtggcctggtaaggctgctccctacccaggaggaggtaatcaaagagacaggcactgagttcatgtcagagacagtccctgttcccattactatggaacccacttggacactgagctgccatgggctatatctctgcaggggttctaggttatctccttgcatggtccttggttggattatcaatCTCAGAAGacactcctgtgcccagattcttttggttctgttggctctccttgtggagctcctgtccccgcTACGTTTTTCATCTCCtgtttctttcataatattccctgcactctgcccaaagtttggctatgagtctcagcatctgctttaataccctgctgggtagagtatttcagaggccctctgctgtaggctcctgtcctgttccctgttttcccccctcttctgatgtccatcctgttggcctttctgatcatcttacccagggtcctctttcttgcttagcttatttaggtgtacagattttagtatgtttatcttatattatatttctaatatccacttataagtaaatatataccatgtgtgtctttctgcttttgggatagctcactcaggatgatcttttctagtttccatcatttgcctgcaaatttcacgatttccttgtttttaatttctcagttgtattccattatgtatttgtaccacaatgtctgcaaccattcctctgttgagggacatctgagttatttccagatagcggctattacaaataaatctgctacaaacatgatttccatacaactgaaaaaaagataacatcttcaaaaaatggtgctggtctaactggatgtctatatgtagaaagatgcaaatagatccatacttatcaccctgcacaaaactaaagtccaagtggatcaaagacctcaacataaaaccagacacactaaccctattagaagaaaaagtggggaagagccttgaatcattggcacaggagacaacttcttgaacagaacaccaacagcacaggctttaagagcaacagtcaataaatgggacatcatgaaactggaaagcttctgtaaagcaaaggacactcatcagaacaaaacaactgtctacaggttgggaaaggatcttcaccaaacctatatgtgatagagggctaatattctgaatatataaagaacctaaacaagcaataaatcaagtaatccaattcaaaaatggagtacagagctaaacagagaattctcaatagaggaatatcaatggccgaaaaaacacttaaagaaatgctcaatgtctttagtcatcagggaaatgcaaatcaaaatgaccctgagatttcactttacacccatcagaatggctaagataaaaaacttaagtgacaaccatgctggagagattttggagaaaggggaaccctcctccactgctggtgggaatgtaaacttgtacaaccactctggaaatcaatctggcgctttctcaattaggaatagtgcttcctcaagatctagctataccactcctaggcatatatctaaaatatgctcaagtacacaacaaggacatttgttcaaccatgtttgtggcagttgtatttgtaatagccagaagctggaaacaacagagatgcccctcagtggaggaatggatacagaaattgtggtacatctacacaatggaatattactcagcaataaaaaaacaaggaaatcatgaaatttgcaggttgaTGGTAGGAACTGgcaaaaatcatcctgagtgagctatcccagaagcagaaagacacacatggtatatactcactcataagtggatattagacatataatataggataaacatactaaaatctgtatacctaaagaaactctgtctaagatgctcaatccccattcagaaaggcaaagcagataGACATCAGAACCGGGAAATAGGAGAGAAcgagttaggagcctgccacagagggtctctgaaaggctctacccctcaggatatcaaagcagatgctgagacttatggccaagctttgagcagagtacaggaaatcttatgaaagaagtgggaaatagtaagacatggagaggaagaagtgccacaaggagagcaacagaaccaaaacatctctccacaggggtcttttctgagactgatactccaaccaaggaccattcatggagataaccaagaacccctgcacagatgtagcccttggcagttcagtgtccaagtgggttccatagtaatgggaatggggactgtctctgacatgaactcagaggctggctctttgatcacctccccctgagtggggagaatccttaccaggacacagaggaagacaatgcggacactcctgatgagacctcatagactagaaggaaggggaggaaaccCTCCCCTACaattggactgagggaggggcataggtggagaaggggaagtgggGGTGTGATggggggaggagtgagggagctacagggggtataaaaagtgaataaactgtaattaataaaaattaaaattaaaaaaagcagcaaaaaaaaagagaaggaaaaaagaaaaagtggggaagagccttgaactcattggcacaggagacaacttcctgaacagaacaccaacagcataggctctaagattaagaatcaaaaaatgggacctcatgaaactgaaaagcttctgtaaaacaaaggacactgtcatcagaacaaaatgacagcttacagactgggaaaggatcttcactaacctcatcttagagagctaatatccagattatataaagagcttaagaagttaaaaagcaacaaatcaagtaacccaattaaaaaatggggtatagagctaaactgagaattctcaatagtggattattgaatggcagagaaatacttaaagaaatgctcgaagTTCTTAGTcctcagagaaaggcaaatcaaaacaaccctgagaattcaccttgtacctatcaaaatgactaagataaaaaactcaaatgactactgatttttttgagttaattttgtatccagccactttgctgaaggtgttattcagctgtaggagttccctggtagaatttttggcgtCACTCAGGTacattatcatatcatcttcaaatagtgatactttgacttcttcctttccaatttgtatcctcttgatctccttcaattgtgttattgctctagcaaggacttcaagaacaatattgaagagatagggagagagtgggcagccttgtcttgtccctgatttcagtgggattgatttaagtttctctccattgagtttgatattggctataggctagctgtatattgcctttactatgtttaggtatgtgccttgtatccctgatctttccaagactttaaacatgaatggatgttggagtttgtcaaatgctttttccgcatctaaggagatgatcatgtggtttttctccttcagtttgtttatgtggtggatcacattgatagatttctgtataatgaaccacccctgcatgcctgggatgaaacctacttggtcatggtggatgatatctttgatgtgttcttggattcagtttgcaagtattttgttgagtatttttgtatcaatgttcatgagggagattggcctgaaattctctttctttgttgagtctttgtgaggtttaggtaccaaggtgactgtggcttcatagaattagtttggtagtgttccttctgtttctgttttgtagaatagtttgaagaatattggtgttagctcttctttgaaggtctggtagaattctgccctaggctttttttgcatggtagactttggatgactgcttctatgtctttgggggatataggactatttaattgatttacctggtcatgattcagctttggcatgtggaatcagtcaagaaaattgtccatttcatttagattttcaaattttgtggcatatagcttttaaagtaagtcttaattattgtttggatttcttcagtgtctgtggttatatcccccttttcatttttgattttgctgatttggatagtttctctctgccttttatttagtttggctaagggtttgtctatcttgttgattttctcaaagaaccagctcttggtttcatggattctttgaatagttttatttgtttctgatttgttgatttcagccctgagtttgattatttccagccgtctactcctctttcctgtgtctgcttcttttttttttttccctagggcttttaagtgagccattaagttgtttgcatgagatgttttgaatttcttcttgagggcacttagtgctatgatcaagtacacaataaggacatttgctcaaccacatttgtagcagccttatttgtaatagccggaagctggaaacagcccagatgcccctcagtggaggaatggatacagaaattgtggtgcatgtacacagtggaatattactcagcaataaaaaaacaaggaaatcatgaaatttgcaggtaactggtgggatctggaaaagatcatcctgagtgagctatcccagaagcagaaagatgcacatggtatatactcactcatatagacatataatataggataaacctactaaaatctgtacacctaaagaaactaatcaagagggaggactcttgctaaaatattcaattcctatccagaaaggcaaagaggatggacatcagaagaaggagaaaagaggaaacaagtcaggagcctgacacagaagacctctgaaaggctctgccctgcagactatcaatgcagatgctgagagttatgggcaacctttgggcagagtgcagggaatcttaggaaagaagtggagaggacaggaactccacaagaacaacaacataaccaaaaattctgagcacaggggtctttcctgagactgatactccaaccaaggactatgcatggagataacctaagacccctgcacagatgtagcccatgacagttcagtcttcaagtgggtcccattgtaataggaacagacaGAATAGACAGTCattaaggactgtctctgacatgaactgattggtctgctctttaattacctccccctgagggggaagcagcattaccaggccacagaggaagacaaggcagccactcctgatgagacctaattgactaggatcagaaggaaggaaaagaagacctcccctatcagtggacttggagagggctatgcatgcagggggtggaggaagggagggattgggacgagaggagggagggaaccacaggggggatacaaagtgaataaagtgtaattaataaagaattttaaaaaataggaaaaacaaaactcaaatgacaatgcatgctggagaggttgtggagaacgggaaaccctcctccattgctggtgggaatgtacaaccactttggaaataaatctggcactttcccagacaattaggaacagtgctacctcaagatccagctttaccactcctaggcatatatccaaaatgtgctcaagtatacatGATCTAGAACATGACCCATGGGATCTTGTTCTTTTGTGGCCACACATTTTCAATGTGTCTCTCTGCAGTACTACAAATCTTCCACAAGATGGCAGGATAACACCGTTTTGTATTTTAACACTTCAGGCTTAGAGTACAAATTTGGTCAAGCTACCAAGACGTGGCTGTATTTGCAGATAATATTTGTTGAAATAAATAGCAGCATTTTTGAAGTTTTAGAGGTGAGTTAACAGGAAttacttcattatttcactgttttccTTTACATTCTtcaatttacatatttttcttcagCTACCGTTTTTGTCAATTTAAAATATGCTTCATATACCTTTAACATACAACAATCAAAGAGTGAAATTCTGGCAATTTTATCATTTACAAATATGGCGTGTGGTGGACAGATGCATTTCTAGTAATGCTAATGAATCCAATGCACAGCATTGGGACTCTATCCACGTATTCAAGCCTATTTTGGCATTTGAACTATCACACAAATGCTCCAATGTCTTTGCTGTACATTATGTGATGCCTGTTGTTAAGGCTGGGAGCCAGATATGGAAGGCCACAGATTATGGCTTATCCATCAGAGTCATTCATATGGAATTGTTGGCTTTCAGGAGGTGTCCCTAGTCACAGCCACACTCCAGGATTACAACAATACAACACATAAGAAGCACAGGAGAGGGACAGCCGTTTCTGGGTTTTCTTCCATATGTTGGTAGCTTAGAATGTGAGTTCTCAGTCATGTGCTGCTGGGATATCAGGGCCCACTTGCTGGTTCCTGTTTAACCCTCTTtaggggctttttgttttgttttgctttggagaATGAACCATATTCATTTAGAAGCTGCCATCATTATCTGTAGTTCTTGTCCAATGGTCACAAAGGGCTTACTTGTGACTTACTCACTTTATGTTAAATGGTGGGAAGGGCAGTTTGAGTC
This Meriones unguiculatus strain TT.TT164.6M chromosome 21, Bangor_MerUng_6.1, whole genome shotgun sequence DNA region includes the following protein-coding sequences:
- the Ccser1 gene encoding serine-rich coiled-coil domain-containing protein 1 isoform X2 — encoded protein: MGDSGSRRCTLVSRLPIFRKSISRRHDSLPSSPSSSNTAGVHSSSPSSTNSSSGSTGKRRSIFRAPSISFHHKKGSDPKPEPTDQNLSISNGAQPTHSNMQKLSLEEQVKTRGRHSVGFSSSRNKKITRSLTEDFEREKEPSTNKNVFINCLSSGRSEGDDSGFTEEQTRRSLKQSTKKLLPKSFSSHSKFSKSVPQSQPTSLVQQPEFSLAIAQCQERETALGRPSLSCSVDVTERAGSSLQSPLLSADLTTAQTPSEFLALTEDSLSEADAFPNSGSTASHRDNFGHNDATSQPAPSPTAVAKTTMDSAGTALCTVMSPGRYRLEGRGSTELHSSPETSRANQREVLLPGTESPVRNGSDPETHSAAVHQGEENSLAQGGEPMLRTGSPRTLGSHDQHKTLAECIKGAHPVSDSRVIPSSGEHHVFNKSSYGYEPNAAKVLASSLSPYREGRYIERRLRSSSEGTAGSGRVVLKPKDGHVEASSLRKHRAGSSSSKMNSLDVLNHLGSCELDEDDLMLDLEILEEQNLQPPVCREDSYNSVMSCAAVLLSPVDPTREMKMLEEPKCPEPSKQSLSLKITKDTDQEAWCSHVGRMSSSPSADWPLLGVEENGGIDSLPFRLMLQECTAVKTLLLKMKRVLQESDVSPSSSTTSLPTSPLPEEPPPLKDAMKDECSMLKLQLRDRDELISQLQAELEKVQHLQKAFASRVDKSTQTELLGCDGLSLKRLEAVQGGREGTAYGNVPVPSRRQLYYVPKSNYEPKSQHKGQKSNPYSHRGPF
- the Ccser1 gene encoding serine-rich coiled-coil domain-containing protein 1 isoform X6, producing the protein MGDSGSRRCTLVSRLPIFRKSISRRHDSLPSSPSSSNTAGVHSSSPSSTNSSSGSTGKRRSIFRAPSISFHHKKGSDPKPEPTDQNLSISNGAQPTHSNMQKLSLEEQVKTRGRHSVGFSSSRNKKITRSLTEDFEREKEPSTNKNVFINCLSSGRSEGDDSGFTEEQTRRSLKQSTKKLLPKSFSSHSKFSKSVPQSQPTSLVQQPEFSLAIAQCQERETALGRPSLSCSVDVTERAGSSLQSPLLSADLTTAQTPSEFLALTEDSLSEADAFPNSGSTASHRDNFGHNDATSQPAPSPTAVAKTTMDSAGTALCTVMSPGRYRLEGRGSTELHSSPETSRANQREVLLPGTESPVRNGSDPETHSAAVHQGEENSLAQGGEPMLRTGSPRTLGSHDQHKTLAECIKGAHPVSDSRVIPSSGEHHVFNKSSYGYEPNAAKVLASSLSPYREGRYIERRLRSSSEGTAGSGRVVLKPKDGHVEASSLRKHRAGSSSSKMNSLDVLNHLGSCELDEDDLMLDLEILEEQNLQPPVCREDSYNSVMSCAAVLLSPVDPTREMKMLEEPKCPEPSKQSLSLKITKDTDQEAWCSHVGRMSSSPSADWPLLGVEENGGIDSLPFRLMLQECTAVKTLLLKMKRVLQESDVSPSSSTTSLPTSPLPEEPPPLKDAMKDECSMLKLQLRDRDELISQLQAELEKVQHLQKAFASRVDKSTQTELLGCDALWNPTCTGGLFKPVYISS